A stretch of Campylobacter sp. MG1 DNA encodes these proteins:
- a CDS encoding Mrp/NBP35 family ATP-binding protein translates to MEIIELFKNVKYPNFQKDIVSFGFVKRCELAGDIILMDIEIPAASVEIANAIRNECEAIARNNHYKLELKIIQPKLEEPEVKRPKIKNLAPQIKHFVMISSGKGGVGKSTTTLNLALSLAKLGKKVGVLDADIYGPNMPRMLGAENEKPVVVGNKIRPVKAYGIEFMSMGILIEEGQGLMWRGSMVMKAIEQLLCDVLWSELDVLLLDMPPGTGDAQITLAQSVPVSAGVCVSTPQAVSLDDSKRALDMFNKLNIPVAGVIENMSGFICPNCDIEHEIFGKGGALNLAHEYDCSVLACIPIDLSIRTGGDSGKPISMCEPNSIVAKRYEEAAFKLIEFLNTTKADNSSIQPTTNTPACH, encoded by the coding sequence ATGGAAATAATTGAACTATTCAAAAATGTCAAATATCCTAATTTTCAAAAGGATATTGTAAGTTTTGGTTTTGTAAAAAGGTGCGAATTAGCAGGAGATATTATCCTAATGGATATTGAAATTCCAGCTGCAAGTGTAGAAATAGCAAATGCTATTAGAAATGAATGTGAAGCAATAGCTAGAAATAATCATTATAAACTTGAGCTTAAAATCATTCAACCAAAATTAGAAGAGCCAGAAGTAAAAAGACCAAAAATCAAAAATCTAGCTCCACAAATTAAGCATTTTGTGATGATTAGTAGTGGAAAAGGTGGAGTTGGCAAAAGTACAACTACTCTAAATCTAGCATTATCACTTGCAAAACTTGGTAAAAAAGTAGGAGTGCTAGATGCTGATATATATGGTCCTAATATGCCAAGAATGCTTGGTGCTGAAAATGAAAAACCTGTAGTAGTAGGCAATAAAATCCGTCCTGTTAAAGCTTATGGAATTGAGTTTATGAGTATGGGAATTTTAATTGAAGAAGGACAAGGATTAATGTGGAGAGGCTCTATGGTTATGAAAGCGATTGAGCAGCTTTTATGCGATGTGTTATGGAGTGAGCTTGATGTATTATTACTTGATATGCCTCCAGGAACAGGTGATGCACAAATTACTCTAGCTCAAAGCGTGCCTGTTAGTGCAGGAGTTTGCGTTAGCACCCCACAAGCAGTAAGTCTTGATGATAGTAAAAGAGCTTTAGATATGTTTAATAAATTAAATATACCTGTAGCTGGTGTAATTGAGAATATGAGTGGTTTTATTTGTCCTAATTGCGATATTGAGCATGAGATTTTTGGTAAAGGTGGAGCGCTTAATTTAGCTCATGAATATGATTGCTCTGTTTTAGCTTGTATTCCTATTGATTTATCAATTAGAACGGGTGGAGATAGTGGTAAGCCTATTTCTATGTGTGAGCCAAATTCAATAGTAGCAAAAAGATATGAAGAAGCTGCATTTAAATTAATTGAGTTTTTAAACACTACTAAAGCTGATAATTCTAGTATTCAACCAACGACAAATACTCCAGCTTGTCATTAA